One Falsihalocynthiibacter arcticus DNA segment encodes these proteins:
- a CDS encoding GntR family transcriptional regulator, protein MSESLEGEQAPLTVRDRHAAMHQEIRQRICLLDYPPGMRLSEAALAEEFGTSRTPLRRVLARLEDEGLVLSHHGVGTLVTDADINALEQVYRLRVELTELTGRLDPVPPSDAFLVKIDGLVLRAAQIIKSGTAREFTQFDMDVFQTLLDLTSNAPLRQTLERLYFQTKRIWLRTAIEAQLDLEEEFRIFHHELEAIQLALLSGDLDAVARIQRAHVSMSFKRLQRQNASAQSGSLETDGANDC, encoded by the coding sequence GTGAGTGAATCGCTTGAAGGCGAACAGGCTCCCTTAACTGTGCGTGATCGTCATGCCGCCATGCACCAAGAAATTCGCCAGCGCATTTGCCTGCTTGATTACCCGCCCGGAATGCGGCTTTCGGAAGCGGCACTGGCCGAAGAATTTGGCACCAGCCGTACGCCTTTGCGACGGGTTCTGGCGCGGCTGGAGGACGAGGGGCTGGTTTTGTCCCATCACGGGGTCGGCACCCTAGTTACTGATGCCGATATCAACGCGCTGGAACAAGTGTATCGCTTGCGAGTCGAGTTGACGGAGTTGACGGGACGCCTTGATCCGGTGCCGCCAAGTGATGCTTTTTTAGTCAAGATTGATGGGCTGGTACTTCGGGCTGCGCAGATCATTAAGTCTGGCACCGCGCGGGAATTTACCCAGTTTGATATGGACGTTTTCCAAACGCTACTCGATCTCACTTCAAACGCACCGCTGCGTCAAACCCTTGAGCGGCTCTATTTCCAAACCAAACGGATTTGGTTGAGGACGGCGATTGAGGCACAATTGGATTTGGAGGAAGAGTTCCGAATTTTCCATCATGAGTTGGAGGCCATTCAACTGGCGCTGCTGTCGGGGGATTTGGATGCCGTTGCTCGCATACAACGGGCGCATGTCTCGATGAGTTTTAAACGCCTGCAACGCCAGAACGCGAGTGCTCAGTCAGGTAGTTTAGAAACCGATGGGGCCAATGATTGCTAG
- the argE gene encoding acetylornithine deacetylase, with amino-acid sequence MDRLSRTTEILRDLIAFPTISSDSNQALIAYAANLLEDCGARVDIVTSPCGGKANLFATLGPERDGGILLSGHSDVVPVADQDWSSDPFEMVERDARLYGRGTCDMKGFIAATLAMAPQFASQVRERPLHFALTYDEEIGCLGAQHLAQTLQARGLTPRVAIIGEPTEMRVIEGHKGCYEYSTHFHGLEGHGSAPDLGVNAVEFAVHYVSRLLDLKEKLRGMAPAKTRFDPPWTTVNVGALNGGVAHNVIASKARVDWEMRPVQGGDADFVKAALQQFCDVELLPKMQAIYGEASIDLEIVGEIAGLIPADENEARRIAMELTGANDADVVAFGTEAGIFQALGTDVVVCGPGSIEQAHKADEYLSLDQLSAGLAMLDRLGGELGEAE; translated from the coding sequence ATGGATAGGCTTTCCCGCACCACCGAAATTTTGCGTGATTTGATCGCTTTTCCAACGATCTCGTCAGACAGTAATCAGGCGCTAATTGCCTATGCCGCCAATCTTTTGGAGGACTGCGGCGCGCGTGTAGATATTGTAACGTCGCCATGTGGTGGCAAGGCCAATCTCTTTGCCACCTTGGGACCAGAGAGAGATGGCGGCATTTTGCTTTCAGGGCATAGTGATGTGGTGCCGGTTGCCGACCAGGATTGGAGTTCGGATCCGTTTGAAATGGTGGAGCGGGACGCGCGCCTTTATGGCCGTGGCACCTGTGACATGAAGGGGTTTATCGCAGCAACGCTTGCGATGGCGCCGCAATTTGCTAGCCAAGTGCGAGAGCGTCCCCTGCATTTCGCGCTGACCTATGACGAAGAAATCGGCTGTTTGGGCGCGCAGCATTTGGCGCAAACTCTACAGGCGCGCGGTTTAACGCCGCGGGTGGCCATTATTGGCGAGCCGACAGAGATGCGGGTGATCGAAGGCCATAAAGGCTGCTATGAATACTCCACCCATTTTCACGGTCTCGAGGGGCATGGATCCGCACCCGATCTTGGGGTTAATGCGGTTGAATTTGCGGTGCATTATGTGAGCCGTCTGTTGGATCTGAAAGAAAAGTTGCGCGGTATGGCCCCCGCGAAAACCCGATTTGATCCACCTTGGACCACGGTTAATGTTGGCGCGCTCAACGGCGGGGTAGCCCATAATGTGATCGCTTCCAAGGCGCGGGTGGACTGGGAAATGCGACCCGTTCAGGGCGGCGACGCCGATTTTGTCAAAGCGGCGTTGCAGCAGTTTTGCGACGTGGAGTTGCTGCCCAAAATGCAGGCCATTTATGGCGAGGCTTCCATCGACCTTGAGATAGTTGGAGAGATAGCGGGACTGATCCCTGCGGATGAAAACGAAGCGCGTCGGATCGCGATGGAGTTGACGGGGGCCAATGATGCGGATGTGGTGGCCTTTGGAACCGAAGCAGGAATTTTTCAGGCGCTGGGCACGGATGTGGTCGTTTGCGGCCCGGGATCAATTGAACAAGCGCATAAAGCGGATGAATATCTCTCGTTGGATCAGCTTTCAGCAGGCCTAGCTATGCTAGATCGACTTGGCGGTGAACTGGGGGAAGCAGAGTGA
- a CDS encoding M24 family metallopeptidase yields MAQEHAAFSRSEYDRRIVKTRAAMQAAGLDVIFVTDPSNQAWLTGYDGWSFYVHQGVILGLEGDPIWWGRYMDSVGANRTCWMGPDQIHGYADNFVQSTERHPMQDLAGHMRALGYESARIGVEMDNYYYSAKAHAVLVQDLPQAQIFDATALVNWQRLIKSEDEISFIRKAARITEKVIATALDKAAPGVKKNELVAEIFHAGITGVDDIWGDYPAIVPLTPSGLDATAAHLTWDGAPMRDGEATFFELSGCYRRYHAPLCRTIYLGTPPQEMLNAEQAQLEGIAAGLDAARAGNRTCDIADAFIGTLKKHGIHREGRCGYPIGLSYPPDWGERTASIRSEDRTVLEPGMVFHFMPALWMENWGLETTETILITENGAAEALCNVDRKLFVKN; encoded by the coding sequence TTGGCCCAAGAACACGCCGCTTTTAGTCGTTCAGAATATGATCGCCGTATCGTTAAAACTCGCGCCGCAATGCAGGCAGCAGGGCTTGACGTGATCTTCGTGACGGACCCCTCCAATCAAGCATGGCTCACGGGCTATGACGGATGGTCGTTTTATGTGCATCAAGGTGTGATCTTGGGACTGGAGGGCGATCCAATTTGGTGGGGGCGCTATATGGACAGTGTGGGTGCCAATCGGACCTGCTGGATGGGCCCCGACCAAATTCATGGCTATGCGGATAATTTCGTGCAATCCACCGAACGCCACCCGATGCAGGATTTGGCCGGACATATGCGCGCCCTTGGGTATGAAAGCGCGCGGATAGGCGTAGAAATGGACAACTATTATTACTCGGCAAAGGCCCACGCGGTACTTGTGCAAGACCTGCCGCAGGCACAGATATTTGACGCAACGGCCTTGGTGAATTGGCAGCGTTTGATCAAATCAGAGGATGAAATATCGTTTATTCGCAAGGCGGCGCGGATCACCGAGAAGGTCATCGCCACTGCGCTGGACAAGGCCGCACCGGGAGTGAAAAAGAACGAGTTGGTCGCCGAAATTTTCCACGCTGGAATTACGGGTGTGGATGATATTTGGGGCGATTACCCCGCGATCGTACCGTTGACGCCTTCGGGGCTGGATGCAACGGCGGCGCATTTGACGTGGGATGGTGCGCCGATGCGCGATGGGGAGGCGACATTTTTTGAACTTTCTGGCTGTTATCGTCGCTATCACGCGCCGCTGTGTCGGACCATATATTTGGGGACGCCGCCACAAGAAATGCTGAACGCAGAACAGGCACAACTTGAAGGGATCGCCGCGGGCCTTGACGCCGCGCGGGCAGGGAACCGGACTTGTGATATCGCCGACGCGTTTATTGGTACCCTCAAGAAGCACGGCATTCATCGCGAGGGGCGCTGTGGCTATCCTATCGGTTTAAGCTATCCGCCTGATTGGGGCGAACGTACCGCGTCAATCCGCAGCGAAGATCGCACAGTTCTTGAACCCGGGATGGTGTTTCACTTTATGCCGGCCTTGTGGATGGAGAACTGGGGGCTTGAGACAACAGAGACCATTCTCATCACCGAAAATGGTGCCGCAGAGGCGCTGTGTAATGTGGACCGCAAACTTTTCGTGAAGAATTGA
- the lipB gene encoding lipoyl(octanoyl) transferase LipB yields the protein MVEWILSEGLTEYEAAVTFMEQRADAIARGEAEEAIWLVEHPPLYTAGTSAKREDLTDPDRFPVHESKRGGQYTYHGPGQRVAYAMLDVGKRGHDVRAFVNQLEAWVIATLAEFNVTGERRAGRVGVWVTRPDRPLNVDGSLQEDKIAAIGVRLRKWVSFHGISINVEPDLSHFDGIVPCGIREHGVTSLVDLGLPVEMGDVDVALKRCFERCVAPYEA from the coding sequence GTGGTTGAATGGATTCTATCTGAGGGTCTCACGGAGTATGAGGCGGCCGTAACCTTCATGGAGCAACGCGCCGACGCGATTGCCCGTGGCGAGGCCGAGGAAGCCATTTGGCTGGTCGAACACCCGCCCCTCTATACGGCAGGCACCAGCGCAAAACGCGAAGACCTCACCGATCCCGACCGTTTCCCCGTTCATGAGAGCAAACGTGGCGGTCAATATACCTACCACGGCCCTGGCCAACGGGTGGCCTACGCGATGCTTGATGTTGGCAAACGCGGCCATGACGTGCGCGCCTTTGTCAATCAACTCGAAGCATGGGTGATTGCCACCTTGGCGGAATTCAACGTCACCGGCGAGCGCCGCGCGGGACGAGTCGGGGTCTGGGTCACGCGCCCTGATCGCCCCCTCAATGTCGACGGCTCCCTCCAAGAAGACAAAATAGCCGCTATTGGCGTGCGCCTGCGCAAATGGGTCAGCTTTCACGGCATCTCGATCAACGTTGAACCCGACCTGTCGCATTTTGACGGCATTGTCCCCTGTGGCATACGTGAACACGGGGTCACAAGCCTCGTAGATTTAGGGCTGCCCGTCGAAATGGGCGATGTCGATGTGGCTCTCAAGCGCTGTTTTGAGCGGTGCGTCGCGCCCTACGAAGCCTAA
- a CDS encoding c-type cytochrome: protein MTKFHILAAIASLAIASPAFAEGDIEKGEKTFKQCKSCHMIANGDEVLLKGGKTGPNLYGIVGRVMGSEEDFKYGSGLITANEAGIVWDEEAVAEYVGNPKDYLQEVTGDSGAKTKMTFKLKKGGEDVAAFLATMGPASE from the coding sequence ATGACAAAATTTCATATTTTGGCCGCGATCGCATCCCTCGCAATCGCATCCCCTGCGTTTGCTGAAGGCGATATCGAGAAAGGCGAGAAAACATTCAAGCAGTGTAAGTCTTGCCATATGATCGCAAATGGCGATGAAGTACTCCTCAAAGGCGGCAAAACGGGTCCAAACCTTTATGGTATCGTCGGTCGTGTTATGGGGTCCGAAGAAGATTTCAAATATGGTTCCGGCCTTATTACAGCAAATGAAGCGGGCATCGTCTGGGACGAAGAAGCCGTCGCTGAGTATGTTGGAAACCCAAAAGACTACCTCCAAGAGGTCACAGGCGATTCGGGCGCAAAAACAAAAATGACCTTTAAATTGAAAAAGGGCGGCGAAGATGTTGCGGCCTTCCTTGCAACAATGGGCCCCGCATCGGAATAA
- a CDS encoding GatB/YqeY domain-containing protein, with amino-acid sequence MDMRTRITTAMKEAMKAKEAARLSTLRLINAAIKDRDIALRGEGDDSGVAGDEILGILGKMVKQRQESARAYEEGGRLELAEKELQEIVVIEEFLPRQLDADESEAAVVDAIKSVGAESIRDMGKVMGVLKSKYTGQMDFGRVGPLVKDRLG; translated from the coding sequence ATGGACATGAGAACAAGAATTACGACGGCGATGAAAGAGGCGATGAAAGCAAAGGAAGCGGCTCGGCTTTCCACGCTACGTCTTATCAACGCTGCAATTAAAGATCGTGACATCGCTTTGCGCGGTGAGGGCGACGATTCTGGGGTGGCGGGAGATGAAATTCTCGGAATCCTGGGAAAAATGGTCAAACAGCGTCAGGAAAGTGCGCGCGCCTATGAAGAAGGTGGTCGTCTTGAATTGGCGGAGAAAGAGCTGCAAGAGATTGTAGTTATTGAAGAATTTCTGCCGCGTCAACTTGATGCGGATGAGAGCGAAGCCGCTGTTGTGGACGCGATCAAATCGGTCGGGGCTGAGTCTATTCGTGACATGGGCAAGGTCATGGGCGTGCTGAAATCCAAGTATACTGGGCAAATGGACTTCGGACGGGTTGGACCGCTGGTCAAGGACAGACTAGGCTAA
- the carA gene encoding glutamine-hydrolyzing carbamoyl-phosphate synthase small subunit: MSAATSFKPSASPHPTACLALADGTLFYGYGFGAEGTEIAELCFNTAMTGYQEIMTDPSYAGQIVTFTFPHIGNTGVTPEDDETADPFASGMVVKWDPTDASNWRATEELTVWLKRRGRIGIGGLDTRRLTRAIRQQGAPHVALSYSEGGVFDIADLVEKARSFKGLEGLDLAKEVTCAQSYTWDEQRWVWPDGYSKTTKPGHKVVAIDFGAKRNILRCLASAGCDVTVLPATATAEEILAHAPEGVFLSNGPGDPAATGVYAVPMIQGILKADIPVFGICLGHQMLALALGAKTVKMSHGHHGANHPVKDKDTGKVEITSMNHGFAVDSQSLPKGVVETHISLFDGSNCGLRVDGKPVFSVQYHPEASPGPQDSYYLFERFVKAMEK; encoded by the coding sequence ATGTCTGCCGCCACATCGTTTAAACCTTCCGCTTCACCACATCCCACCGCCTGCCTTGCGCTTGCGGATGGCACCCTGTTTTACGGCTATGGGTTTGGAGCCGAGGGCACCGAGATCGCAGAGCTTTGCTTTAATACAGCCATGACCGGTTATCAGGAAATCATGACCGACCCCTCCTATGCGGGCCAAATCGTCACCTTCACCTTCCCCCATATTGGCAACACCGGCGTCACCCCCGAAGACGACGAAACTGCCGATCCTTTTGCCTCCGGAATGGTGGTCAAATGGGACCCCACCGACGCCAGCAATTGGCGCGCAACCGAAGAATTGACCGTCTGGCTCAAACGGCGCGGACGCATCGGAATTGGTGGCCTTGATACACGCCGCCTCACCCGCGCAATCCGCCAACAAGGCGCGCCGCATGTGGCTCTTTCCTATTCTGAGGGCGGCGTTTTTGATATCGCCGATCTCGTAGAAAAAGCGCGCTCGTTCAAAGGTTTAGAAGGCCTCGACCTCGCCAAAGAAGTGACCTGCGCGCAGTCCTATACCTGGGATGAGCAACGCTGGGTTTGGCCTGACGGATACTCAAAAACCACGAAGCCCGGCCACAAAGTCGTTGCGATTGACTTCGGCGCCAAGCGCAACATTCTACGCTGCCTCGCCTCCGCTGGCTGCGACGTCACAGTGCTTCCCGCCACCGCGACCGCCGAAGAAATCTTGGCCCACGCCCCCGAAGGTGTGTTCCTTTCAAACGGTCCCGGTGATCCCGCGGCAACGGGCGTCTATGCCGTGCCAATGATCCAAGGTATTCTCAAGGCCGACATTCCCGTTTTCGGTATTTGCCTTGGCCACCAAATGCTTGCTTTGGCCTTGGGAGCAAAAACAGTCAAAATGAGCCACGGCCACCACGGTGCAAACCACCCTGTTAAAGATAAAGACACCGGAAAAGTTGAAATAACGTCAATGAACCACGGATTTGCGGTCGATTCTCAATCCCTTCCCAAAGGCGTCGTTGAGACCCATATTTCCCTTTTTGACGGTTCCAATTGCGGCCTTCGAGTCGACGGAAAACCGGTATTTTCGGTCCAATACCACCCCGAAGCCTCTCCCGGCCCTCAAGACAGCTATTACCTCTTTGAGCGTTTTGTAAAAGCGATGGAAAAGTAG
- a CDS encoding glycosyltransferase, with translation MQLTQLRTVRPFATVAPHQPGAERGRTPIGQILVQNGALSPGDLVKALALQARQEVQIGDILIAHDLVTDQDLYRGLSKQWGAQFVDLNFEQPDARLIDAIGAKVCLKGRFLPWKQVGIVTIICTARPAEFAEVLRNLPENFGPVRMAIASETQVFSALERVRQTYLTHSAETCVREEESCRNWHTPQKKRFAISLILFIIMGILLVPKFVISFFFGWAVLILIASSALKFAAAATQVSNFRKKETSGFRHHKSPSIARLPVVSIMVPLYKERKVASQLIRRLSKLSYPKELLDICLVVEADDHTTTQALAEADLPKWARVVTVPTGAVRTKPRALNYALDFCRGTIIGVYDAEDAPEEGQIHAVVRRFHERGQDVACLQGVLDFYNAQTNWLARCFTVEYATWFRVILPGLEKIGFAIPLGGTTLFFRREALEKLGGWDAHNVTENADLGIRLARHGYRTEVLPTVTYEEANCRYWPWIKQRSRWLKGYAITWTVHMRNPAKLLKDLGPWRFLGVQLLFLGTLSQYILAPLLWSFWLVPFIDHHPIKMILPSHAIIALGIIFFLSEILSISVGMMAVSGPRHRHLLWWVPTLHFYFPLGALASYKGIFELIVRPFYWDKTEHGLYAEKVVESSNRV, from the coding sequence ATGCAACTGACCCAACTTCGTACTGTGCGACCGTTCGCTACGGTTGCTCCACATCAGCCAGGAGCCGAGCGTGGACGGACTCCTATTGGCCAAATCCTCGTGCAAAACGGCGCTCTTTCGCCCGGTGACCTCGTGAAAGCGCTGGCACTGCAGGCACGGCAAGAAGTCCAAATAGGCGATATTTTGATCGCCCACGACCTCGTGACTGACCAAGACCTTTATCGCGGACTCTCAAAGCAATGGGGGGCGCAGTTCGTAGATTTAAACTTTGAGCAGCCGGACGCCCGCCTTATTGACGCCATTGGCGCAAAAGTATGCCTAAAAGGGCGTTTCTTGCCTTGGAAACAGGTCGGGATCGTAACGATTATCTGCACTGCCCGCCCTGCAGAATTTGCAGAAGTGCTTCGCAACCTCCCTGAGAATTTTGGTCCTGTACGTATGGCAATCGCCTCAGAGACCCAAGTTTTTAGTGCCCTAGAGCGGGTTCGGCAAACCTACTTAACGCATAGTGCTGAGACCTGCGTTCGCGAAGAAGAGAGTTGCCGCAACTGGCATACTCCGCAGAAAAAACGGTTCGCGATCTCCCTTATTCTCTTTATAATTATGGGAATATTGTTAGTTCCGAAATTCGTTATTTCCTTCTTTTTTGGTTGGGCAGTTCTTATTTTGATCGCGAGTTCCGCCCTAAAATTCGCAGCAGCGGCAACCCAAGTCTCAAATTTCAGAAAAAAGGAAACGTCAGGGTTTCGACACCATAAATCTCCGTCAATTGCGCGCCTTCCCGTGGTGTCCATCATGGTCCCTCTTTACAAAGAGCGAAAAGTTGCAAGCCAGCTTATCCGACGCCTTTCCAAACTGTCCTACCCAAAGGAATTGTTGGACATTTGCCTCGTCGTAGAGGCCGATGACCATACGACGACACAGGCCCTCGCCGAGGCCGATTTGCCCAAATGGGCCCGTGTGGTGACCGTGCCAACTGGGGCGGTAAGGACCAAACCACGGGCCTTGAATTATGCGTTGGATTTCTGCCGAGGGACAATCATCGGAGTGTATGACGCCGAAGACGCCCCTGAGGAAGGCCAGATCCATGCAGTGGTTCGACGTTTTCATGAACGTGGACAAGACGTTGCTTGCCTGCAAGGCGTTTTAGACTTTTACAATGCGCAAACGAACTGGCTGGCGCGATGCTTTACCGTCGAATATGCGACATGGTTTCGCGTGATTCTGCCGGGGCTTGAAAAAATTGGCTTTGCTATTCCCCTTGGCGGCACAACGCTTTTTTTTCGGCGCGAAGCGCTTGAAAAACTTGGGGGTTGGGACGCACATAATGTCACTGAGAATGCAGACCTCGGAATTCGCCTTGCGCGGCACGGATATCGAACGGAAGTTCTCCCAACAGTTACCTATGAGGAAGCGAATTGCCGCTACTGGCCGTGGATTAAGCAACGTTCTCGGTGGCTTAAAGGCTATGCAATCACGTGGACGGTCCATATGCGTAACCCTGCGAAACTTCTAAAGGACTTGGGACCATGGCGCTTTCTTGGCGTCCAACTCCTGTTTCTAGGTACCCTCAGCCAGTATATTTTGGCCCCTCTCTTATGGTCTTTTTGGCTCGTCCCTTTCATTGATCATCACCCGATTAAAATGATCCTTCCTAGTCACGCGATAATTGCGCTCGGGATCATTTTTTTCCTATCTGAGATCCTATCAATTTCTGTTGGAATGATGGCGGTTTCGGGCCCACGACACAGACATCTTCTGTGGTGGGTTCCGACGCTTCACTTTTATTTTCCGCTAGGAGCTTTAGCGTCTTACAAAGGCATCTTTGAACTTATTGTACGCCCATTCTATTGGGATAAAACAGAGCATGGCCTTTACGCGGAAAAGGTAGTGGAATCGTCAAATAGAGTTTGA
- a CDS encoding GntR family transcriptional regulator, whose translation MSEHKNGQKDAYALVLSAIDVGIYRPGDRLVESELAEQFGVSRTPIREALQRLETQSLLTRDGRSLIVASLDHNQLAELYVVRTELEGLAARLAARHAAPEEIRVLREMVEEDRGFLSDPEALSLANRRFHKQIHLASHNRYLVQQLDLVHRTMALLATTSLAVKGRGETALNEHEAIVAALEKRDGEAAHLALKNHISKAFETRLKLDALSVRI comes from the coding sequence ATGAGTGAGCACAAGAACGGTCAAAAAGATGCGTATGCGTTGGTTTTAAGCGCAATCGACGTCGGAATTTATCGGCCGGGGGATCGATTGGTTGAGAGCGAATTGGCTGAGCAGTTTGGCGTTTCCCGCACGCCCATTCGAGAGGCCCTTCAACGGCTTGAAACACAATCCCTTTTAACCCGCGATGGTCGCAGTTTGATTGTGGCTTCCCTTGATCACAATCAGTTAGCGGAATTATATGTGGTGCGGACCGAGCTTGAAGGGCTCGCGGCCCGTTTAGCTGCACGCCATGCCGCGCCAGAGGAAATCCGTGTTTTACGCGAAATGGTTGAAGAGGATCGCGGTTTTTTAAGCGATCCGGAAGCACTGTCGTTGGCCAACAGAAGATTTCACAAGCAAATTCACCTCGCTTCGCACAATCGCTACCTAGTTCAGCAGTTGGATTTGGTGCATCGTACGATGGCTCTCCTTGCGACCACCTCTTTGGCGGTCAAAGGACGGGGCGAAACGGCGCTCAATGAGCATGAAGCCATTGTCGCAGCGCTGGAAAAACGGGACGGTGAAGCCGCACATTTGGCGCTAAAAAACCATATTTCAAAGGCCTTTGAAACGCGTCTCAAACTTGATGCCTTGAGTGTCCGAATTTAA
- a CDS encoding pyrimidine 5'-nucleotidase, producing the protein MQKQTKTPMPAFSHIKHWVFDLDNTLYPPSDRLFDQIEVRMTDFVMTALNVDEKQANYLRQHYWQKYGTTLTGLMDEHGVDPAPYLTHVHDISMSHMRPAPALAERISALPGRKIVYTNGTAPYAERVLRARGLDGIFDAIYGVEHANFRPKPERAAFETIFSKDGTIPSSAAMFEDDTRNLIAPHAMGMRTIHVAPEQSRQDHIHYHTSDLTTFLSQLV; encoded by the coding sequence ATGCAAAAACAAACTAAAACTCCAATGCCCGCATTTTCCCACATCAAACATTGGGTATTTGACCTTGACAATACGCTATATCCACCTTCGGACCGCCTGTTTGACCAAATCGAGGTGCGCATGACCGATTTCGTCATGACCGCTCTCAATGTAGATGAAAAACAGGCCAATTATCTGCGCCAGCACTATTGGCAGAAATACGGAACAACCTTGACCGGATTAATGGATGAGCATGGCGTCGATCCAGCCCCCTATTTAACTCATGTCCATGATATCTCAATGTCGCATATGCGCCCTGCCCCCGCGTTAGCAGAGCGGATTTCAGCGCTCCCCGGACGTAAAATTGTCTATACAAATGGCACGGCGCCCTATGCCGAACGGGTTCTAAGGGCGCGGGGCCTTGATGGCATTTTTGATGCAATTTACGGTGTGGAGCATGCAAATTTCCGCCCCAAACCCGAGCGCGCGGCATTTGAAACCATATTTTCAAAGGACGGAACCATTCCCTCATCCGCAGCAATGTTTGAGGATGATACCCGCAACCTCATTGCGCCACATGCCATGGGAATGCGCACGATTCACGTGGCCCCCGAGCAATCGCGCCAAGATCACATTCATTATCATACCTCCGACCTAACGACTTTTCTGTCGCAGTTGGTCTAG